A stretch of the Pseudomonas helvetica genome encodes the following:
- a CDS encoding EAL domain-containing protein → MKLELKNSLSVKLLRVVLLSALIVGVVLSCAQIVFDAYKTRQAVANDAQRILDMFRDPSTQAVYSLDREMGMQVIEGLFQDDAVRMASIGHPNEAMLAEKTRDLQHSHSRWLTDLILGQERTFTTQLVGRGPYSEYYGDLSITLDTATYGQSFIVSSVIIFISGVLRAMAMSLVLYLVYHWLLTKPLSRIIEHLTNVNPDRPSEHKIPQLKGHEKNELGIWINTANQLLESIERNTHLRHEAENSLLRMAQYDFLTGLPNRQQLQQQLDKILVDAGRLQRRVAVLCVGLDDFKGINEQFSYQTGDQLLLALADRLRAHSGRLGALARLGGDQFALVQADIEQPYEAAELAQSILDDLEAAFALDHQEIRLRATIGITLFPEDGDSTEKLLQKAEQTMTLAKTRSRNRYQFYIASVDSEMRRRRELEKDLRDALTRNQFYLVYQPQISYRDQRVVGVEALIRWQHPEHGLVPPDLFIPLAEQNGTIIAIGEWVLDQACRQLREWHDQGFSDLRMAVNLSTVQLHHAELPRVINNLMQMYRLPPRSLELEVTETGLMEDISTAAQHLLSLRRSGALIAIDDFGTGYSSLSYLKSLPLDKIKIDKSFVQDLLDDDDDATIVRAIIQLGKSLGMQVIAEGVETVEQEAYIISEGCHEGQGYFYSKPLPARELAAYLKQAQRSNALIS, encoded by the coding sequence TTGAAGCTGGAACTCAAAAACAGCTTGTCGGTGAAGTTGCTCCGGGTCGTGCTCCTGTCGGCATTGATCGTCGGTGTGGTGTTGAGCTGCGCGCAGATTGTTTTCGATGCTTATAAAACGCGCCAGGCCGTGGCCAATGATGCCCAGCGCATCCTCGACATGTTCCGCGACCCCTCGACCCAGGCGGTGTACAGCCTCGATCGGGAAATGGGTATGCAGGTTATCGAAGGCCTGTTCCAGGACGATGCCGTGCGCATGGCCTCCATCGGCCATCCCAATGAAGCCATGCTTGCGGAAAAAACCCGTGACTTGCAGCATTCTCACAGCCGTTGGCTGACCGACCTTATTCTGGGCCAGGAACGCACGTTCACCACGCAACTGGTGGGGCGCGGCCCCTATAGCGAGTATTACGGCGACCTCAGTATCACCCTCGACACCGCCACCTACGGTCAGAGTTTTATTGTCAGCTCGGTGATCATCTTCATCTCCGGCGTATTGCGGGCCATGGCCATGAGCCTGGTGCTGTACTTGGTCTATCACTGGCTGCTGACCAAACCGCTGTCACGGATCATCGAACACCTGACCAACGTCAATCCCGACCGTCCCAGCGAACACAAGATTCCACAACTCAAAGGCCACGAAAAGAACGAACTGGGGATCTGGATCAATACTGCCAACCAGTTGCTTGAGTCCATCGAACGTAATACCCACCTGCGCCACGAAGCCGAAAACAGCCTGTTGCGCATGGCGCAATACGATTTCCTCACCGGCCTGCCGAATCGCCAGCAATTGCAGCAGCAACTGGACAAGATTCTGGTAGACGCCGGTCGCCTGCAACGCCGGGTCGCCGTGCTGTGTGTGGGCCTGGATGATTTCAAAGGTATCAACGAGCAGTTCAGCTACCAGACCGGCGACCAATTGCTGCTGGCCCTGGCCGACCGTCTGCGTGCCCACAGTGGTCGTCTCGGCGCGCTCGCCCGCCTGGGGGGCGATCAGTTCGCGCTGGTTCAAGCCGATATCGAGCAACCCTACGAAGCCGCCGAGCTGGCACAAAGCATCCTCGATGACCTGGAAGCGGCGTTTGCCCTCGATCATCAGGAAATCCGCCTGCGCGCAACCATCGGCATCACCCTGTTCCCGGAAGATGGCGACAGCACCGAGAAGCTGTTGCAGAAAGCCGAACAGACCATGACCCTGGCCAAGACCCGTTCGCGCAATCGCTATCAGTTCTATATCGCCAGCGTCGACAGCGAAATGCGCCGTCGCCGCGAACTGGAAAAAGACCTGCGCGATGCCCTCACCCGCAATCAGTTCTATCTGGTTTATCAACCGCAGATCAGTTACCGCGATCAGCGGGTGGTCGGTGTCGAGGCGCTGATTCGCTGGCAACACCCGGAACATGGGCTGGTGCCGCCGGATCTGTTCATTCCGCTGGCCGAGCAGAACGGCACGATCATCGCCATCGGCGAATGGGTGCTGGACCAGGCCTGCCGACAACTGCGTGAATGGCACGACCAGGGGTTCAGCGACCTGCGCATGGCGGTCAACCTGTCCACTGTGCAACTGCACCACGCCGAGTTGCCGCGGGTCATCAACAACCTGATGCAAATGTATCGCCTGCCGCCGCGCAGCCTCGAGCTGGAAGTCACCGAGACCGGCTTGATGGAAGACATCAGCACCGCCGCACAACACCTGCTCAGCCTGCGCCGTTCGGGGGCCTTGATCGCTATCGACGACTTCGGGACCGGCTACTCATCGCTGAGTTATCTGAAAAGCCTGCCGCTGGACAAGATCAAGATCGACAAGAGCTTCGTTCAGGACCTGCTCGACGACGATGACGATGCAACTATCGTTCGCGCGATCATCCAGCTCGGCAAAAGCCTTGGCATGCAGGTGATCGCCGAGGGGGTGGAAACGGTCGAACAAGAGGCTTACATCATCTCTGAAGGCTGTCACGAAGGTCAGGGCTATTTCTACAGCAAACCGCTGCCTGCGCGAGAGCTGGCCGCTTATCTGAAACAGGCCCAACGCAGTAATGCGTTGATCTCGTGA
- a CDS encoding imelysin family protein yields MIRMPLATASLLAIAISLAGCGEGKDKAAAPQAPTPATSTSAPAAPAATGKVDEAAGKAVVAHYADMVFAVFSDAESTAKTLQTAIDAFLAKPNAETLKAARAAWVAARVPYLQSEVFRFGNTIIDDWEGQVNAWPLDEGLIDYVDKSYEHALGNPGANANIIANPIIQVGEDKIDVTDITPEKLASLNELGGSEANVATGYHAIEFLLWGQDLNGTGPGAGNRPASDYLEGAGATGGHNDRRRAYLKAVTQLLVSDLEEMVGNWKPNVPDNYRAELEAEPAESGLRKMLFGMGSLSLGELAGERMKVSLEANSPEDEQDCFSDNTHNSHFYDAKGIRNVYLGEYTRTDGTKMTGASLSSLVAKADPAADAALKADLATTEAKIQVMVDHANKGEHYDQLIAAGNTAGNQIVRDAIAALVKQTSAIELAAGKLGISDLNPDNADHDF; encoded by the coding sequence ATGATTCGTATGCCTCTGGCTACCGCCAGTTTGCTGGCCATCGCTATTTCCCTCGCCGGTTGCGGCGAAGGTAAAGACAAGGCTGCTGCTCCTCAAGCGCCTACTCCGGCCACCAGCACTTCGGCACCTGCTGCGCCTGCCGCTACCGGAAAAGTCGATGAAGCCGCTGGCAAAGCCGTTGTCGCGCACTACGCCGACATGGTTTTTGCGGTCTTCAGCGATGCCGAATCCACTGCGAAAACCCTGCAAACGGCCATCGACGCCTTCCTCGCCAAACCGAATGCCGAGACCCTGAAAGCCGCTCGCGCAGCCTGGGTCGCTGCACGCGTGCCTTACCTGCAGAGTGAAGTATTCCGCTTCGGCAACACCATCATTGACGATTGGGAAGGTCAGGTTAACGCCTGGCCGCTCGACGAAGGCCTGATCGACTACGTCGACAAGAGCTACGAGCACGCATTGGGTAACCCGGGGGCCAACGCCAACATCATCGCCAACCCGATCATCCAGGTGGGCGAAGACAAGATCGACGTGACTGACATCACGCCGGAAAAACTCGCCAGCCTGAACGAACTGGGCGGTTCCGAAGCGAACGTCGCGACGGGTTATCACGCCATCGAATTCCTGCTCTGGGGCCAGGACCTGAACGGCACCGGCCCTGGTGCCGGCAACCGTCCGGCGTCGGACTACCTGGAAGGCGCCGGCGCTACCGGTGGCCACAACGATCGTCGTCGCGCTTACCTGAAAGCCGTGACCCAGTTGCTGGTCAGCGACCTGGAAGAAATGGTCGGCAACTGGAAGCCGAACGTGCCCGACAACTACCGCGCCGAGCTGGAAGCAGAACCGGCTGAAAGCGGTTTGCGCAAAATGCTCTTCGGCATGGGTAGCCTCTCGCTGGGCGAACTGGCGGGCGAGCGCATGAAAGTTTCCCTGGAAGCCAACTCCCCGGAAGACGAACAGGACTGCTTCAGCGACAACACCCACAACTCGCACTTCTACGATGCCAAAGGCATTCGTAACGTGTACCTGGGCGAATACACCCGCACCGACGGCACCAAAATGACCGGCGCCAGCCTGTCGTCGCTGGTGGCCAAAGCCGACCCGGCTGCCGATGCTGCGCTCAAGGCTGACCTGGCCACCACCGAGGCCAAAATCCAGGTCATGGTTGATCACGCCAACAAGGGTGAGCACTACGACCAGTTGATCGCTGCCGGTAATACCGCGGGCAACCAGATCGTGCGTGACGCCATTGCGGCTCTGGTCAAGCAGACCAGTGCAATCGAACTGGCTGCCGGCAAACTGGGCATCAGCGACCTGAACCCGGACAACGCCGATCACGATTTCTGA
- a CDS encoding di-heme oxidoredictase family protein, whose product MPSLPLRLSALLLALGLSACDDAPRFTKAEPGEARSGGAATVRKTDQNAFSLPSANLSPTRRLDFSVGNSFFRSPWVIAPSTTTARDGLGPLFNTNACQNCHIKDGRGHPPTADSNNAVSMLVRLSIPNEPAYAKVIEHMGVVPEPVYGGQLQDMAVPGVAPEGKVRVDYDPLPVRFTDGTEIELRKPRLLITQLGYGPMHPDTLFSARVAPPMIGLGLLEAISDADILANADAQAKAKNGIAGRPNRVWDDAQQKTVLGRFGWKAGQPNLNQQNVHAFSGDMGLTTSLRPFDDCTPAQTDCLQAPNGNGPDGEPEVSDNILRLVLFYSRNLAVPARRDVNGAQVLAGKNLFYQAGCQSCHTPKFTTAANAAEPELANQVIRPYSDLLLHDMGEGLADNRSEFQASGRDWRTPPLWGIGLTQAVSGHTQFLHDGRARNLLEAVLWHGGEARAAQQQVLAFNAEQRAALLAFLNSL is encoded by the coding sequence ATGCCCTCGCTGCCTCTTCGCTTGTCTGCACTGCTTCTGGCCCTGGGCCTGAGTGCCTGCGATGACGCCCCGCGTTTCACCAAGGCCGAACCCGGTGAAGCCCGCTCCGGTGGCGCAGCGACCGTCAGAAAGACCGACCAGAATGCGTTCTCCCTGCCTTCAGCCAACCTCTCGCCGACCCGTCGGCTGGACTTCAGCGTCGGCAACAGTTTTTTCCGCAGCCCTTGGGTGATCGCCCCCTCGACCACCACCGCCCGCGATGGCCTCGGTCCGCTGTTCAACACCAACGCCTGCCAGAACTGCCATATCAAGGACGGTCGCGGTCATCCGCCGACGGCCGATTCCAATAATGCCGTGTCGATGCTGGTGCGTCTGTCGATCCCCAACGAGCCGGCCTATGCCAAGGTCATCGAGCACATGGGCGTGGTGCCTGAGCCGGTCTACGGCGGGCAACTCCAGGACATGGCCGTGCCCGGCGTCGCCCCCGAAGGCAAGGTTCGAGTCGACTATGATCCGCTCCCGGTGCGCTTTACCGACGGCACTGAAATCGAACTGCGTAAACCCAGGCTGCTGATCACCCAACTGGGCTACGGCCCGATGCATCCCGACACGCTTTTTTCCGCTCGGGTCGCCCCGCCGATGATTGGCCTCGGACTGCTCGAAGCCATCTCCGACGCAGATATCCTGGCCAACGCCGACGCCCAGGCTAAAGCCAAAAACGGCATCGCCGGACGTCCGAATCGGGTGTGGGATGACGCGCAACAAAAGACCGTTTTGGGGCGCTTTGGCTGGAAAGCCGGGCAACCGAATCTCAATCAGCAAAACGTTCACGCGTTTTCCGGTGATATGGGCCTTACGACCAGTCTGAGACCGTTCGATGATTGCACCCCGGCCCAGACCGACTGCCTGCAGGCGCCTAACGGCAATGGCCCGGATGGCGAGCCGGAAGTCAGCGACAACATCTTGCGCCTGGTGCTGTTCTATAGCCGTAACCTCGCCGTCCCGGCCCGCCGTGACGTCAACGGAGCGCAGGTTCTGGCCGGCAAAAACCTGTTCTATCAGGCCGGTTGCCAATCGTGCCACACGCCGAAATTCACCACCGCCGCGAATGCCGCAGAACCTGAACTGGCCAATCAAGTGATTCGCCCCTACAGCGACCTGCTGTTGCATGACATGGGCGAAGGCCTGGCCGATAACCGTAGCGAATTCCAGGCTTCAGGCCGCGACTGGCGCACCCCGCCGTTGTGGGGCATTGGCCTGACGCAAGCGGTCAGTGGCCACACGCAGTTTCTGCATGACGGCCGCGCCCGCAACCTGCTCGAAGCCGTGCTCTGGCACGGCGGTGAAGCACGCGCAGCGCAGCAGCAGGTTTTAGCGTTCAATGCCGAGCAGCGCGCTGCGTTGCTGGCCTTTTTGAATTCTCTTTGA
- a CDS encoding imelysin family protein, with protein sequence MFRPKLLFTSLAALVLGACSPQDPQAVTSAAIAKQVILPTYSRWVEADRQLAASALAYCEGKADLATARADFLHAQKAWAQLQPLLVGPLAEGNRSWQVQFWPDKKNLVGRQVEQLVTAQPQIDAAALAKSSVVVQGLSAYEYILFDEKTNVADAAQKARYCPLLTAIGERQKQLAEEILASWNSTDGMLAQMSKFPNQRYADSHEAIADLLRAQVTALDTLKKKLGTPMGRQTKGIPQPFQADAWRSHSSLQSMQSSLAAARTVWVGVDNKGLRGLLPAEQKPLADKIDAAYAASLKLFESSQRSLTEMLTDDAGRQQLNDLYDSLNVVHRLHEGELAKALGIQLGFNANDGD encoded by the coding sequence ATGTTCCGCCCCAAGCTGTTGTTCACCAGCCTTGCCGCACTCGTCCTGGGTGCCTGCTCGCCCCAGGACCCTCAAGCCGTCACCTCGGCAGCCATCGCCAAGCAAGTGATTCTGCCGACCTACAGTCGCTGGGTTGAAGCCGACCGCCAATTGGCCGCCAGTGCGCTGGCCTACTGCGAAGGCAAGGCAGACCTTGCAACAGCTCGCGCCGATTTCCTCCATGCACAAAAGGCCTGGGCACAATTGCAACCGCTGCTGGTTGGCCCACTGGCCGAAGGCAATCGCTCCTGGCAGGTGCAGTTCTGGCCGGACAAGAAAAACCTGGTCGGCCGTCAGGTCGAACAATTGGTCACCGCACAACCGCAGATCGATGCCGCTGCGCTGGCCAAATCCAGCGTCGTCGTGCAGGGCCTCTCGGCCTATGAGTACATTCTGTTCGACGAAAAAACCAACGTGGCCGACGCCGCGCAAAAAGCCCGTTACTGCCCACTGCTGACGGCCATCGGCGAGCGTCAGAAACAGCTGGCCGAAGAGATCCTCGCGAGCTGGAACAGCACCGACGGCATGCTGGCCCAGATGAGCAAATTCCCGAACCAGCGTTACGCCGACTCTCACGAAGCCATCGCCGATCTGCTCCGCGCTCAAGTGACGGCACTGGATACCCTGAAGAAAAAACTCGGCACGCCGATGGGGCGCCAGACCAAGGGCATTCCACAGCCGTTCCAGGCCGATGCATGGCGCAGTCATTCGTCGCTGCAAAGCATGCAATCGAGCCTGGCTGCCGCCCGGACGGTCTGGGTCGGTGTCGACAACAAGGGCCTGCGTGGCCTGTTGCCGGCCGAGCAAAAGCCGCTGGCGGACAAGATCGATGCCGCCTACGCCGCGTCGTTGAAACTGTTTGAAAGCAGCCAGCGCTCGCTGACCGAAATGCTCACCGACGATGCCGGTCGCCAGCAACTCAACGACCTTTACGACAGCCTCAACGTCGTCCATCGCCTGCACGAAGGTGAACTGGCCAAGGCGCTGGGCATCCAACTCGGCTTCAACGCCAACGACGGTGACTGA
- a CDS encoding DUF1513 domain-containing protein: MLRRQALTLGSLLLGAVTLGGWKLFKQKDHGPLLLSARDDSDGKHYAVGYRLDGTRVFATEVGQRCHDIINHPALPMALFVARRPGTESYLVDLRDGALLQTVVSQPNRHFYGHAVIHKSGDWLYATENDTSDPGRGLLGVYRFEGQRLIHSGEISTHGIGPHQVSWMPDGETLVVANGGIRTEAESRVEMNLDAMQPSLVLMQRDGTLLSKETLAQQMNSVRHMGIASDGTIVTGQQFMGAAHESSELLAIKRPGQPFVAFPVAEHQLQAMGHYTASVAVHSDLRLVALTAPRGNRFFIWDLDSGEVRLDAPLPDCAGVGAVADGFVVTSGQGRCRFYDCRQTPLLAKPLELPAGLWDNHLHLV; this comes from the coding sequence ATGCTGCGACGTCAGGCTCTGACATTAGGCAGTTTGTTGCTGGGCGCCGTGACGCTGGGCGGCTGGAAGCTGTTCAAGCAAAAGGACCACGGTCCTTTGCTGCTTTCGGCGCGCGACGACAGCGACGGCAAACATTACGCCGTCGGCTATCGGCTGGACGGCACTCGAGTGTTCGCCACCGAAGTCGGCCAACGCTGCCACGACATCATCAACCACCCAGCTCTGCCAATGGCCCTGTTCGTCGCGCGGCGGCCGGGCACCGAGAGTTATCTGGTCGATCTGCGTGACGGTGCGCTGCTGCAAACCGTGGTGTCGCAACCGAACCGGCACTTCTACGGTCACGCGGTTATTCATAAAAGCGGCGACTGGCTCTACGCCACCGAAAACGACACCAGCGACCCGGGTCGCGGCCTGCTCGGGGTGTACCGTTTCGAGGGTCAGCGATTGATTCACAGCGGTGAGATTTCCACCCACGGCATCGGCCCGCATCAAGTGTCATGGATGCCCGACGGTGAAACCCTGGTGGTGGCCAACGGCGGGATTCGTACCGAAGCCGAGAGCCGGGTCGAGATGAACCTCGACGCCATGCAACCCAGCCTGGTGCTGATGCAGCGCGATGGCACCCTGCTGAGCAAGGAAACCCTGGCCCAGCAGATGAACAGCGTGCGTCACATGGGGATCGCCAGCGACGGCACCATCGTCACCGGCCAGCAGTTCATGGGCGCCGCCCATGAATCATCCGAGCTGTTGGCGATCAAGCGTCCCGGCCAGCCCTTCGTCGCGTTCCCGGTCGCCGAGCACCAGTTGCAGGCCATGGGGCACTACACCGCAAGCGTCGCGGTGCACAGTGACTTGCGGCTGGTGGCGCTCACCGCACCACGCGGCAACCGTTTTTTCATCTGGGACCTGGACAGCGGCGAAGTGCGCCTCGATGCACCGCTGCCCGACTGCGCCGGTGTCGGGGCAGTGGCCGATGGCTTTGTCGTGACCTCGGGGCAAGGGCGTTGCCGTTTCTATGATTGTCGCCAGACACCGCTGCTGGCCAAGCCCCTCGAACTCCCCGCAGGGCTTTGGGATAACCACCTGCATCTGGTTTGA
- a CDS encoding efflux RND transporter periplasmic adaptor subunit encodes MLRRRMLIMLGVVLLIILMLGGYKAFSIYKMIQTFAVPRPPVSVAVATATERPWQSRLPTVGTLKALQGVNLSLEIAGTVKDVQFESGQKVKAGQPLVQLDSAVESALLETAQADLGLAQLDYGRGSQLVGSQAISKGEFDRLTAVLAKNKATVNQLKAALAKKHIVAPFSGTIGIRQVDVGDFLPSGTVIATLQNLSSLYVDFFVPEQMVPKIALGQAVQVAVPAYPTQNFPGAISAINPKVESSTRNVQVRATLANPDGTLLPGMFASLQVMLPDPQPRIVVPEGAITYTLYGNSLYVVAQKKDANGNVEKDDQGQPILIAERRFIETGERREGLVMINKGLQNGEQVVSAGQIKLDNGTHIVVSPDKNLPTEQTSQPRTN; translated from the coding sequence ATGCTGCGTCGCCGCATGCTGATCATGTTGGGTGTCGTGCTGTTGATCATCCTGATGCTGGGAGGCTACAAGGCCTTCTCCATCTACAAGATGATCCAGACCTTCGCTGTGCCAAGACCACCGGTGAGCGTTGCCGTGGCCACGGCCACCGAACGGCCCTGGCAATCGCGCTTGCCCACGGTCGGCACACTCAAGGCGCTGCAAGGGGTCAACCTGAGCCTGGAGATTGCCGGTACGGTCAAGGACGTGCAGTTCGAATCCGGGCAGAAGGTCAAGGCCGGCCAACCGCTCGTGCAACTCGACAGCGCCGTTGAAAGCGCCCTGCTGGAAACCGCCCAGGCCGACCTGGGCCTGGCGCAACTCGATTACGGCCGCGGCAGCCAACTGGTCGGCAGTCAGGCGATCTCCAAGGGCGAGTTCGACCGGCTCACCGCGGTGCTCGCCAAGAACAAGGCCACCGTCAATCAGCTCAAGGCTGCGCTGGCGAAGAAACACATCGTTGCGCCCTTCAGCGGCACCATCGGCATTCGTCAGGTGGACGTCGGCGACTTCCTGCCCAGCGGCACGGTCATCGCCACCCTGCAGAACTTGAGTAGCCTTTACGTCGACTTCTTCGTACCGGAACAAATGGTGCCGAAAATCGCCCTCGGCCAGGCGGTTCAAGTCGCGGTCCCGGCCTACCCGACACAGAACTTCCCCGGTGCCATCAGCGCGATCAACCCCAAGGTCGAAAGCAGCACCCGCAACGTGCAGGTACGTGCCACCCTGGCCAACCCGGACGGCACATTGCTGCCGGGCATGTTCGCCAGCCTGCAGGTCATGTTGCCGGACCCGCAACCCAGAATCGTCGTACCGGAAGGCGCGATCACCTACACCCTCTATGGCAACTCTCTCTACGTGGTCGCCCAGAAGAAGGACGCGAACGGCAACGTCGAGAAAGACGACCAGGGCCAGCCGATCCTGATCGCCGAACGGCGCTTCATCGAAACCGGCGAGCGTCGCGAAGGCCTGGTGATGATCAACAAAGGCTTGCAGAACGGCGAGCAAGTGGTCAGTGCCGGTCAGATCAAACTCGACAACGGCACGCACATTGTCGTCAGCCCCGACAAGAACCTGCCAACTGAACAGACCAGCCAACCGCGCACGAACTGA